A single region of the Vicia villosa cultivar HV-30 ecotype Madison, WI linkage group LG4, Vvil1.0, whole genome shotgun sequence genome encodes:
- the LOC131599860 gene encoding uncharacterized protein LOC131599860 has product MTLISINGPIKCNNRIMPFLTLPFSVTYNNSCNHISLPRKLHTNIHKHGNSLSSFSSQTSIHKNLYSRKQRGLSLIAFDAKNSEPMGEDDYDDHEEDEALDAVMKLYSAFKNKNMQELSEILADECRFVCNFFSFFRAFQGKSQVLEFFSNMIRLFGDNIQIVVKPTLHDGMNVGVHWKFEWNTIHVPLGKGFSFHICQTYRGKAVIKNIEMFMEPLLLLEPFMRLKMKTNLKEIFMLSLLRGESGNNARRSILCTVLAVLSLAALLFFFMKLVL; this is encoded by the exons ATGACTCTCATTTCAATCAATGGTCCCATAAAATGTAACAACAGAATAATGCCATTTTTAACACTACCCTTTTCTGTTACCTATAATAATTCTTGCAATCATATTTCCCTCCCTAGAAAGCTACATACAAATATTCATAAACATGGAAACTCTCTTTCTTCATTTTCATCTCAAACTTCAATTCATAAAAATTTGTATTCTAGAAAGCAAAGAGGGTTATCCCTTATTGCCTTTGATGCTAAAAATTCAGAACCAATGGGAGAAGATGATTATGATGATCATGAGGAAGATGAAGCCCTAGATGCAGTTATGAAACTTTACTCtgcctttaaaaataaaaacatgcaAGAATTATCTGAGATTCTTGCAGATGAATGTAGATTTGTGTGCAATTTTTTCTCATTCTTCCGAGCTTTCCAAGGAAAATCG CAAGTGTTGGAATTCTTTTCTAACATGATACGTTTATTTGGTGACAACATTCAAATTGTGGTGAAACCAACTCTTCATGATGGCATGAATGTTGGGGTCCATTGgaaatttg AATGGAACACTATACATGTTCCTTTAGGGAAAGGTTTCAGCTTCCATATATGCCAAACTTACCGTGGAAAGGCAGTAATAAA GAATATTGAAATGTTTATGGAGCCATTGCTACTCTTGGAACCCTTCATGAGATTG AAAATGAAGACAAACCTGAAAGAAATCTTTATGCTAAGTTTATTAAGAGGAGAATCTGGGAATAATGCTAGAAGATCAATTTTATGCACTGTGCTAGCTGTGTTATCTCTGGCTGCTTTATTGTTTTTCTTCATGAAACTAGTTTTATAG
- the LOC131599861 gene encoding rho GDP-dissociation inhibitor 1-like — MSVTTIEGGVSNSEKKMGLDDNVKSNEEVDNSNNNNNNTSRVEGSDNEEGGTLSRYMSEGSVAATEEEEEDEDRKIELGPQCTLKEQLEKDKDDESLRRWKEQLLGGVDINAVGETLEPEVKIVSLAIKSAGRPDIVLPIPEGGNPKGLWFTLKEGSRYRLVFTFQVNHNIVSGLKYTNTVWKTGIKVDSSKEMIGTFSPQSETYTHEMPEETTPSGIFARGAYTARSKFVDDDNKSYLEINYTFDIRKDWQ; from the exons atgtctGTAACGACCATTGAAGGAGGGGTTTCGAATTCTGAGAAAAAGATGGGGTTGGATGACAATGTCAAAAGCAATGAAGAGGttgataatagtaataataataacaacaacacttCTCGTGTTGAGGGAAGTGATAATGAAGAAGGAGGTACTCTTAGCAGATACATGAGTGAGGGTTCTGTTGCTGCtactgaggaggaggaggaagatgaagatAGGAAGATTGAATTGGGTCCACAATGTACCTTAAAGGAACAACTTGAAAAAGATaag GATGATGAGAGCTTGAGGAGGTGGAAGGAGCAGCTTCTTGGAGGTGTTGATATCAATGCTGTTGGAG AAACCTTGGAGCCGGAAGTGAAGATCGTGAGCCTTGCAATAAAATCTGCTGGTAGACCTGATATTGTTCTTCCGATACCAGAAGGAGGAAATCCGAAGGGTTTGTGGTTTACTTTGAAAGAAGGTAGCCGTTACAGGTTGGTGTTCACTTTTCAGGTCAACCATAACATTGTTTCTGGTCTCAAATACACCAACACTGTCTGGAAAACTGGTATCAAAG TTGATAGCAGTAAAGAAATGATTGGAACCTTCAGCCCTCAATCTGAGACTTACACTCATGAGATGCCCGAAGAGACAACACCGTCTGGAATTTTCGCTAGAGGGGCATATACAGCTAGAAGTAAG TTTGTTGATGATGATAACAAGAGCTACTTGGAGATCAACTACACTTTTGATATCAGAAAGGATTGGCAGTAA